In Panthera uncia isolate 11264 chromosome B4, Puncia_PCG_1.0, whole genome shotgun sequence, one genomic interval encodes:
- the LOC125919218 gene encoding gamma-parvin-like, protein MPLAITAFPTRGGLLEWWAGLVLGDQHLGGGSLILPTSGGVLSQLHNVTLALELLKDEGLLSYPINPEDIVNKDTKSTLRVLYSLFRKHKLKENADSTPRGSPN, encoded by the exons ATGCCCCTCGCCATAACTGCCTTTCCCACTCGGGGTGGACTCCTTGAGTGGTGGGCGGGCCTGGTACTTGGGGACCAGCACCTGGGTGGAGGCTCCCTCATTTTGCCAACATCTGGTGGGGTCTTATCACAGCTGCACAATGTCACCCTGGCCCTGGAGCTGCTCAAGGACGAAGGCCTGCTCAGCTACCCCATCAACCCCGAAG ACATCGTGAACAAGGACACCAAGAGCACGTTACGCGTCCTCTACAGCCTGTTTCGCAAGCACAAGCTGAAAGAAAACGCCGACAGCACGCCCCGTGGATCCCCGAATTAA
- the LOC125920429 gene encoding keratin, type II cytoskeletal 6A-like: protein MSSKSTVRSQSVSHRGFSTSSARVPGVCRSGFSSVSVSRSRGTGGLGGVCGGAGFGSRSLYSLGGSKRISIGGGSCAISGGYGGRVGGGFGYGGGAASGFGFGAAAGGGFGLGGGAGFAGGYGGSGFPVCPPGGIQEVTINQNLLTPLNLQIDPTIQRVRTEEREQIKTLNNKFASFIDKVRFLEQQNKVLDTKWTLLQEQGTKTVRQNLEPLFEQYINNLRRQLDSILGERGRLDTELRGMQDMVEDFKNKYEDEINKRTAAENEFVTLKKVSC from the exons ATGTCTAGCAAATCCACCGTGAGGAGCCAAAGCGTCAGCCACCGTGGCTTCAGCACCAGCTCAGCCAGAGTCCCAGGGGTCTGCCGCTCTGGCTTCAGCAGTGTCTCTGTGTCCCGCTCCAGGGGCACTGGTGGCCTCGGTGGAGTGTGTGGAGGAGCTGGCTTTGGGAGCAGGAGCCTCTATAGCCTGGGCGGCTCCAAGAGGATCTCCATCGGAGGGGGCAGCTGTGCCATCAGTGGCGGATATGGTGGCCGAGTTGGAGGTGGCTTTGGCTATGGAGGTGGAGCTGCCAGTGGATTTGGTTTTGGTGCCGCAGCTGGTGGTGGCTTTGGGCTCGGTGGTGGAGCTGGTTTTGCTGGTGGCTATGGGGGCTCTGGCTTCCCTGTGTGCCCCCCTGGAGGCATCCAAGAGGTCACCATCAACCAGAACCTCCTCACTCCTCTGAACCTGCAAATCGACCCCACCATCCAGCGGGTGAGGACTGAGGAGCGGGAGCAGATCAAGACCCTCAACAACAAGTTCGCCTCCTTCATCGACAAG GTGCGATTCCTGGAACAACAGAACAAGGTCCTGGACACCAAGTGGACTCTGCTCCAGGAGCAGGGCACCAAGACCGTGAGGCAGAACCTGGAGCCCTTGTTTGAGCAGTACATCAACAACCTCAGGAGACAGCTGGACAGCAtcctgggggagaggggccgCCTGGACACAGAGCTCAGGGGCATGCAGGACATGGTGGAGGACTTCAAGAACAA ATACGAAGATGAAATCAACAAGCGCACAGCAGCAGAGAATGAATTTGTGACTCTAAAGAAGGTGAGCTGCTGA